A single Deinococcus betulae DNA region contains:
- a CDS encoding lamin tail domain-containing protein — protein sequence MRPSHLFTALTLSVLLAACQTGRTPDVLTVDGTTNLAATLPAGDWAFAGTAAQYSHLQIVPGNGQAQVTATVPGDYLLRDGERTLTYRAAGPVTGALNLTEVNLNPEADASGWVELYNGTGQPLNLSDYALRAPSRDRDAQTGGGQTVTFALPSQVLAPGEYVLVTGRLDPNAANGPQAVFIASGDRVPYWQRSATVELLRAGQVTDSLQFGSGLAASGSGLRVQVAEVDPQLISSVARTPRQGLAGASADGWSQTVLPSPGAPNNAPAPTTSAQGLGALAAGDTDNDGIPDSYETSTSGAYNGLYVYNLGARQNQRDIFVELDWMNSSSAFIQPQRSGLDKMVAAFSRAGYALHLDVGPAFSSTFSLANYNLGGGNQVGYSACIGLGFSTSSCSGVLSYKYGSTGSVKNFAINRLNLFRYAVIGNSQQTNGSNGSSGVAEIAGNDFVVTMGGWSYSNLTQVGNQQGSTIMHEFGHNLNLRHGGFENTHRKPNYYSIMNYSYQLAGLDDTADRIAERAKQWKQSCADLTYNDPCTASFKMDYSYGQGGRIDEGAVNENSGINRGTAWIDWNNSGAVNTSVRVDVNGDGTVSTGSYYLADYNDWANIRPTFGYVNPNDSSTDRNGALPRLDVASNDTQPSVPETDHAE from the coding sequence ATGAGACCATCCCACCTGTTTACCGCCCTGACCCTCAGCGTCCTGCTCGCCGCCTGCCAGACAGGCCGCACCCCGGACGTGCTGACGGTTGACGGCACCACCAATCTGGCGGCCACATTGCCAGCGGGCGACTGGGCCTTTGCTGGAACGGCGGCGCAGTACAGCCACCTGCAAATTGTGCCAGGCAATGGTCAGGCCCAGGTCACGGCGACGGTGCCCGGTGACTACCTGCTGCGCGACGGCGAGCGCACCCTGACCTACCGCGCGGCGGGGCCAGTGACGGGGGCCCTCAACCTGACGGAAGTCAACCTGAACCCTGAGGCCGATGCCAGCGGCTGGGTGGAGCTGTACAACGGCACTGGCCAGCCGCTGAATCTCAGCGACTACGCGCTGCGCGCCCCCAGCCGTGACCGCGACGCCCAGACGGGTGGGGGCCAGACCGTCACTTTCGCGCTGCCCTCTCAGGTGCTGGCGCCCGGCGAGTACGTTCTGGTGACGGGCCGCCTTGACCCCAATGCTGCCAACGGCCCGCAGGCCGTCTTTATCGCCAGTGGCGACCGCGTGCCCTACTGGCAGCGCAGCGCCACTGTGGAACTGCTGCGTGCCGGGCAGGTCACCGACAGCTTGCAGTTTGGTTCGGGCCTGGCGGCTTCGGGCAGCGGCCTGCGCGTGCAGGTGGCGGAGGTTGACCCGCAGCTCATCAGCTCGGTGGCGCGCACGCCCCGTCAGGGCCTAGCCGGCGCCAGCGCCGACGGCTGGAGTCAAACCGTGCTGCCCAGCCCCGGCGCCCCGAACAATGCACCTGCCCCGACCACCAGTGCCCAGGGGCTGGGGGCGCTGGCGGCCGGCGACACCGACAACGACGGCATTCCGGACAGCTATGAAACCTCAACCTCTGGGGCGTACAACGGCCTGTACGTGTACAACCTGGGGGCGCGGCAGAACCAGCGCGACATCTTCGTGGAACTGGACTGGATGAACTCGTCCTCGGCGTTTATTCAGCCCCAGCGCAGCGGCCTGGACAAGATGGTCGCCGCGTTCAGCCGCGCCGGCTACGCGCTGCACCTGGATGTCGGCCCCGCCTTCAGCTCGACGTTCTCGCTGGCCAACTACAACCTGGGCGGCGGCAATCAGGTGGGCTACAGCGCGTGTATCGGCCTGGGCTTCAGCACCTCGTCGTGCAGCGGCGTCCTGAGTTACAAGTACGGCAGCACCGGGTCGGTCAAGAACTTTGCCATCAACCGCCTGAACTTGTTCCGCTACGCCGTGATCGGGAACTCGCAGCAGACCAACGGCAGCAACGGCAGCAGCGGCGTGGCCGAGATTGCGGGCAACGACTTCGTGGTGACGATGGGCGGCTGGAGCTACAGCAACCTGACCCAGGTGGGCAACCAGCAGGGCTCGACCATCATGCACGAATTCGGCCACAACCTGAACCTGCGCCACGGCGGCTTTGAAAACACCCACCGCAAGCCCAATTACTACAGCATCATGAATTACAGCTACCAGCTCGCGGGCCTGGACGACACCGCTGACCGCATTGCAGAGCGCGCCAAGCAGTGGAAGCAGAGCTGCGCCGACCTGACTTACAACGACCCCTGCACGGCCAGCTTCAAGATGGACTACTCCTACGGGCAGGGGGGCCGCATAGACGAGGGCGCCGTTAACGAGAACAGCGGCATCAACCGGGGCACTGCCTGGATTGACTGGAACAACAGCGGCGCGGTCAACACCAGCGTCCGGGTGGACGTAAACGGCGACGGCACCGTCTCGACCGGCTCGTACTACCTGGCCGACTACAACGACTGGGCCAACATCCGCCCCACCTTCGGCTATGTCAACCCGAACGACTCCTCGACCGACCGCAATGGCGCGCTGCCCCGCCTGGACGTGGCGTCCAACGACACGCAGCCCAGCGTGCCCGAAACGGATCACGCCGAGTAA